A genomic window from bacterium includes:
- a CDS encoding 3-hydroxyacyl-ACP dehydratase, which produces MSALRKGIAASAMETFAGTGAETGARRYRFGPGFIGFSGHFPGNPILPAIVQIRAAVSLAEAEGGKTLRLAAVRSAKFLAPIRPDEDVWIRVRRRVESGIDLCDATLSVAGKTVAAFQLVLAEGETLR; this is translated from the coding sequence ATGAGCGCGCTGCGGAAAGGGATCGCCGCCTCGGCGATGGAGACTTTCGCGGGGACCGGGGCGGAGACGGGCGCCCGCCGCTATCGCTTCGGTCCCGGGTTTATCGGCTTCTCGGGCCATTTCCCGGGAAATCCCATTCTCCCGGCGATCGTCCAGATTCGCGCCGCGGTGTCCCTCGCGGAAGCGGAAGGCGGGAAGACGCTGCGCCTGGCGGCGGTGCGGTCCGCCAAATTCCTCGCGCCGATCCGTCCGGACGAAGACGTATGGATCCGGGTTCGGCGGCGCGTCGAATCCGGGATCGATCTCTGCGACGCCACGCTCTCGGTCGCCGGGAAAACGGTCGCCGCCTTCCAGCTCGTACTGGCGGAGGGAGAGACTCTCCGATGA
- a CDS encoding acyl-CoA thioesterase, producing the protein MITPYFTTVEGAPAPLRATVSGRVRFEEVDPLGIVWHGRYASYFEDARVALTDRYGIGYLDFFENGVVAPIRKLHVDYFLSLRFRETFTVEAVLHWTEVPGLNMEFILRNEAGEVATTGYTVQLMLDADRNLLMLPPPFYREFLDRWRKGALA; encoded by the coding sequence ATGATCACGCCGTATTTCACCACAGTGGAAGGAGCGCCGGCCCCGCTGCGCGCAACGGTGTCCGGACGCGTGCGATTCGAGGAGGTCGATCCGCTCGGGATCGTCTGGCACGGACGGTACGCAAGCTATTTCGAGGATGCCCGCGTGGCGCTCACCGACCGGTACGGGATCGGCTACCTCGATTTCTTTGAAAATGGAGTCGTCGCACCGATCCGGAAGCTCCACGTCGACTACTTCCTCTCCCTCCGTTTCCGGGAAACCTTCACCGTCGAGGCCGTGCTCCACTGGACGGAAGTTCCCGGCCTGAACATGGAGTTCATCCTCCGGAACGAAGCGGGGGAGGTAGCCACGACCGGATACACGGTCCAGTTGATGCTCGACGCCGACCGGAATCTCCTCATGCTCCCCCCCCCCTTCTACCGCGAATTCCTCGACCGGTGGCGGAAAGGAGCGCTCGCTTGA
- a CDS encoding beta-ketoacyl-[acyl-carrier-protein] synthase family protein codes for MNEVLVTATASVTGLGPDLETTWRRLLAGETAVRPIRRFDACPYPARNASWIEGLESRENRSLLYPLLERLLDGFGPLPPDCRLVTATTKGCIDTFERVRKGLPGVIGDIPVSGPLRWLASRMGLNDPGVNISSACASSTIAVARAAAMIESGRAEAVVVVCMDLVSEFVFSGFSALQALDPAGCRPFDRNRNGLSLGEGGAALLMMNAEAARGKGIRGIGSVVGWGAANDATHVTAPARDGCGLIQAVRQAMGKASIGPGDISAINAHGTGTVYNDEMEVTAFEAVFGSRRVPLNSLKGAIGHTLGAAGGIEAAVGLRSLAERTLPPTAGFREPMKRCGFPVSPLPQPIGGRYLLSTNSGFGGINAALILKGNSQ; via the coding sequence TTGAACGAGGTCCTTGTCACCGCCACGGCATCGGTCACCGGGCTCGGGCCCGACCTGGAAACCACCTGGCGGAGACTCCTCGCGGGGGAGACGGCTGTCCGGCCGATCCGGCGGTTCGACGCCTGCCCCTATCCCGCGCGAAACGCTTCCTGGATCGAGGGTCTGGAATCCCGTGAAAACCGTTCCCTTCTGTACCCGCTCCTCGAGCGGTTGCTGGACGGGTTCGGTCCCCTGCCGCCGGACTGCCGCCTCGTGACGGCCACGACCAAGGGTTGCATCGACACCTTCGAGCGGGTGCGGAAGGGCCTTCCCGGCGTGATTGGCGACATTCCGGTTTCCGGGCCGCTGAGGTGGCTCGCGTCAAGGATGGGGTTGAACGATCCGGGCGTCAACATCAGCAGCGCATGCGCTTCCTCGACGATCGCCGTCGCCCGGGCCGCCGCCATGATCGAGTCCGGGCGCGCCGAGGCGGTGGTCGTTGTCTGCATGGACCTCGTGAGCGAATTCGTCTTCTCCGGCTTCAGTGCGCTGCAGGCGCTGGACCCCGCCGGCTGCCGCCCCTTCGACCGGAACCGCAACGGCCTTTCCCTCGGAGAGGGAGGAGCGGCCCTGCTGATGATGAACGCGGAGGCTGCCCGCGGGAAAGGGATCCGCGGGATCGGTTCGGTTGTCGGCTGGGGCGCGGCCAACGACGCCACCCACGTCACCGCCCCCGCCCGCGACGGTTGCGGCCTGATTCAGGCCGTCCGCCAGGCAATGGGGAAAGCGTCGATCGGACCGGGCGACATCTCCGCCATCAATGCACATGGGACGGGGACGGTTTACAACGATGAGATGGAGGTAACGGCGTTCGAAGCCGTCTTCGGGTCCCGCCGCGTGCCGCTGAACTCGCTAAAGGGAGCCATTGGGCATACCCTGGGCGCCGCGGGCGGGATCGAAGCCGCCGTGGGCCTGCGGTCGCTGGCCGAACGCACGCTCCCCCCCACCGCCGGGTTTCGGGAGCCCATGAAGCGATGCGGCTTTCCCGTAAGCCCCCTCCCGCAACCGATCGGCGGCCGATACCTGCTGAGCACCAATTCCGGCTTCGGCGGGATCAACGCCGCCCTCATCCTGAAAGGGAATTCACAGTGA
- a CDS encoding beta-ketoacyl synthase: MTGSVVSGIGWITSRGPGRGREAREFSMTSGPIPPVTREEVFPGPNLRFGRLPHYSRVGLAAVAFALRDAGMEHWETKRSAGIVASTRAGCLLTDIEYYNTVLPEGGGVPSPNLFSSTLPTCFLGEAAIQFGLTGPTLVVNDPDEDALGGVRMALESLTWGECGTMLAGHIDLPAAPAIPGIRTPHAGGLFLVLENARDPSARGYGALDLSEGGAIRHEGIEVDDLNELVRACLAFPRPS, from the coding sequence GTGACCGGTTCCGTCGTTTCGGGCATCGGCTGGATCACTTCCCGGGGGCCGGGCCGTGGCCGGGAGGCGAGGGAGTTTTCGATGACGTCGGGCCCGATCCCACCCGTGACCAGGGAAGAGGTATTCCCCGGGCCGAATCTCCGGTTCGGCCGACTCCCGCACTATTCCAGGGTGGGCCTCGCCGCCGTCGCGTTCGCCCTGCGCGACGCCGGGATGGAGCATTGGGAAACGAAACGTTCCGCGGGCATCGTGGCCTCGACCCGGGCGGGATGCCTCCTCACGGATATCGAGTATTACAATACCGTCCTCCCCGAGGGCGGAGGAGTACCAAGTCCCAACCTGTTCTCCTCCACCCTCCCTACCTGCTTCCTGGGGGAAGCGGCGATCCAGTTCGGTCTGACCGGCCCGACCCTCGTCGTCAACGATCCGGACGAAGACGCCCTGGGCGGAGTGCGGATGGCGCTCGAGAGCCTCACGTGGGGGGAGTGCGGTACGATGCTGGCGGGACATATCGATCTCCCGGCCGCACCGGCGATCCCGGGGATCCGCACCCCGCACGCCGGCGGGCTCTTCCTGGTGCTGGAGAATGCCCGGGATCCGTCCGCCCGCGGGTACGGGGCGCTCGACCTGTCCGAAGGAGGCGCCATTCGGCACGAAGGGATCGAGGTCGACGACCTGAACGAGCTCGTTCGCGCATGTCTTGCGTTTCCGAGGCCTTCATGA
- a CDS encoding cobalamin-dependent protein (Presence of a B(12) (cobalamin)-binding domain implies dependence on cobalamin itself, in one of its several forms, or in some unusual lineages, dependence on a cobalamin-like analog.) has translation MKMALVYPSWRKLDRQTEFHLPPHGPVVFAATVPPEVSLTFVDENLQEIDFGAPCDLVGISVMLTCQLPRAFEIARRYRERGVPVLFGGIAAMLHAEEVAAHADSVFLGEAEGRFAGVLDDFSAGRLKTTYDYMDSPPDMTLIGPARREILSHDLYNYRGVQMLDLVHASRGCRFNCYPCCSAFLGGKTFRPRPIDRVIEEMEKIPNNRLFIVDNSLAQDRQWLIDLFTAMAPLKKKWVSHPILDDDRVLKLAADAGAWYVYQAVFDTSDLIRNRIRRLKDHGIAVEGTILLGTDEQDEDSIRRLVDFLVEVGLDVAEFTIMTPFPHSPLRTRIAMENRLLSSDWGEYTADRVVFRPRRMSPEKLQEMYHYAWDTFYAGGGYQIKMADLFAKVIRREMEDGTYYRYNPRRERSFPKPADRP, from the coding sequence ATGAAGATGGCGCTTGTCTATCCTTCCTGGCGCAAGCTGGACCGGCAGACGGAATTCCACCTCCCCCCGCACGGCCCCGTCGTCTTCGCCGCCACCGTGCCGCCCGAGGTGTCGCTGACGTTCGTCGACGAGAACCTCCAGGAGATCGATTTCGGCGCTCCCTGCGACCTGGTCGGGATCTCCGTCATGCTGACCTGCCAGCTGCCGCGGGCCTTCGAAATCGCGAGACGGTACAGGGAGCGGGGCGTTCCGGTCCTCTTCGGCGGCATCGCCGCCATGCTCCATGCCGAAGAGGTCGCCGCGCACGCCGATTCGGTCTTCCTCGGTGAAGCGGAGGGCCGCTTCGCCGGCGTCCTGGACGACTTCTCCGCGGGCCGGCTGAAAACAACCTATGACTACATGGACTCCCCCCCGGACATGACGCTGATCGGTCCCGCCCGACGGGAGATCCTCTCGCACGATCTTTACAACTACCGGGGAGTCCAGATGCTCGACCTGGTTCACGCCTCCCGCGGATGCCGCTTCAATTGCTACCCCTGCTGCAGCGCCTTCCTGGGAGGGAAGACCTTTCGCCCGCGCCCGATCGATCGCGTGATCGAGGAGATGGAAAAGATCCCGAACAACCGCCTGTTCATCGTCGACAACTCCCTGGCCCAGGACCGCCAGTGGCTGATCGACCTGTTCACGGCCATGGCGCCGCTGAAGAAAAAATGGGTCTCCCACCCGATCCTCGATGACGACCGGGTCCTCAAGCTGGCGGCCGACGCCGGCGCCTGGTACGTCTACCAGGCGGTGTTCGACACCTCCGACCTGATCCGCAACCGGATCCGGAGGTTGAAAGACCACGGGATCGCCGTCGAAGGTACGATCCTCCTCGGCACCGACGAACAGGACGAGGATTCGATCCGGCGGCTCGTGGACTTCCTGGTCGAGGTGGGGCTGGACGTGGCGGAGTTCACCATCATGACGCCGTTTCCGCATTCCCCCCTCCGGACACGGATCGCCATGGAAAACCGGCTATTGAGCAGCGATTGGGGAGAGTACACCGCCGACCGGGTGGTGTTCCGCCCCCGCAGGATGTCCCCGGAGAAACTCCAGGAGATGTACCACTACGCCTGGGACACGTTCTATGCGGGCGGCGGTTACCAGATCAAGATGGCCGATCTCTTCGCGAAGGTGATCCGGCGGGAGATGGAAGACGGCACCTATTACCGTTACAATCCCCGCCGGGAAAGGTCCTTCCCGAAACCGGCGGATCGCCCGTGA
- a CDS encoding beta-ketoacyl-[acyl-carrier-protein] synthase family protein produces MSVAPIAITGMGCICAAGRNLPDSMEALLRGERHPAPPVRFASDHPVRYPVFEAADFEEPPDLLRTSAFGLHAAREAVADAGLDRNALGALRVGVCVGTTVGTVVSEETFCRGYLAGHVPDITPIRRILRSNPADVIAREFGLSGPRQSVVTACASGTDAVGIAGSWIRAGLCDAAIAGGADELGRITYIGFISLMITDDSPCKPFDQHRKGLNLGEGAAMLVLASERALRRTGMRARSFLLGYGSAGDAYHMTAPQPDGAGLRSAISEAMATGGVSSASVAFVNAHGTGTPDNDRVESRVLYDMLPGIPFLSTKGYTGHTLGAAGAIEAVFTAACLEMGNIPANAGFETPDPAIGLTPVREVTAVSGTVALSESLAFGGNNSVVVFGKA; encoded by the coding sequence ATGAGCGTCGCCCCGATCGCCATCACGGGCATGGGCTGCATCTGCGCGGCCGGGAGGAACCTGCCCGATTCCATGGAAGCGCTCCTCCGCGGCGAACGCCACCCGGCGCCGCCGGTTCGCTTCGCCAGCGACCACCCGGTCCGCTACCCCGTGTTCGAGGCGGCGGATTTCGAGGAACCCCCGGATCTCCTCCGGACCAGCGCCTTCGGGCTGCACGCGGCCCGGGAGGCGGTCGCCGACGCCGGGCTCGACCGGAATGCATTGGGCGCGCTGCGGGTGGGAGTCTGCGTGGGAACAACCGTCGGCACCGTCGTGAGCGAAGAGACTTTCTGCCGCGGGTACCTGGCCGGACACGTTCCGGACATCACGCCCATCCGGCGGATCCTCCGGAGCAATCCGGCGGACGTCATCGCCCGGGAATTCGGCCTCTCGGGCCCCCGCCAGTCCGTAGTGACCGCCTGCGCGTCCGGCACCGACGCGGTCGGTATCGCCGGCTCGTGGATCCGGGCAGGCCTCTGCGATGCCGCGATCGCGGGCGGGGCCGACGAACTGGGAAGAATCACCTACATCGGGTTCATCTCCCTCATGATCACCGACGATTCCCCGTGCAAGCCGTTCGATCAGCACCGCAAGGGATTGAACCTCGGGGAAGGGGCGGCGATGCTCGTCCTCGCCTCGGAGCGGGCCCTCCGGCGGACCGGGATGCGGGCGCGTTCCTTCCTGCTGGGCTACGGATCGGCGGGCGACGCCTACCACATGACCGCCCCGCAGCCCGATGGCGCGGGGCTGCGAAGCGCGATCTCGGAAGCCATGGCGACCGGCGGCGTTTCCTCCGCGTCCGTGGCGTTTGTCAACGCCCACGGCACCGGAACGCCCGACAACGACCGCGTCGAGAGTCGTGTCCTCTACGACATGCTGCCCGGCATCCCTTTCCTCTCCACGAAAGGGTACACCGGGCATACCCTCGGGGCCGCGGGGGCGATCGAGGCGGTGTTCACCGCCGCCTGCCTTGAGATGGGGAACATCCCGGCCAATGCCGGTTTCGAAACACCCGATCCCGCGATCGGGCTCACCCCCGTCCGGGAAGTCACCGCGGTCTCGGGAACCGTCGCCCTCTCCGAATCGCTCGCTTTCGGGGGGAACAACTCGGTCGTCGTCTTCGGCAAGGCATGA
- a CDS encoding beta-ketoacyl synthase chain length factor, producing the protein MSGTGRIVIEGVGVVGGFGGGTHDLSRALTGSACSPGALELSTGSGPVTIPAFRADVSRLEEFLPARTLRRIDHFSRLGLLGSHLALADAELPEAERPRLGIVIASGYGATGSTYAFLKSFIRDGDIGASPTFFSSSVHNAAAAHISIQLGAKGPNLTVSDVHLSVPSALATARIWLAEGRIQRVLFGAVDELSELIGYIRHRTRDASPDGPMTPLRTEMETSIPGEGAAFLLLARESASRGGYCTLDASATGSLPIPGLPFPEPGLMVLGADGCRESGRRYATVARNARVACYTPLYGSMPAGPAFDLAAAALILKGGRVYPSPGGGFLDFPATVPVGGEPVGADRVSCLTLAGDETYGLTTLGRVEPR; encoded by the coding sequence ATGAGCGGAACGGGCCGGATCGTCATCGAGGGGGTCGGAGTGGTCGGCGGCTTCGGCGGCGGCACCCACGATCTGTCACGCGCGTTGACCGGCAGCGCCTGCTCCCCGGGGGCCCTCGAATTGTCGACGGGATCCGGGCCGGTCACGATCCCCGCCTTCCGGGCCGACGTGTCCCGACTCGAGGAGTTCCTCCCCGCCCGCACATTGCGGCGGATCGACCATTTTTCGCGGCTCGGTCTCCTAGGGAGCCACCTTGCGCTCGCGGACGCGGAACTTCCCGAAGCGGAAAGACCCCGACTGGGGATCGTCATCGCCAGCGGCTACGGCGCGACCGGGAGCACCTACGCATTCCTCAAGTCGTTCATCCGCGACGGCGACATCGGCGCGTCGCCGACCTTTTTCTCCAGCTCGGTGCACAACGCCGCGGCCGCCCACATCTCCATCCAGCTGGGCGCAAAGGGGCCAAACCTCACCGTCAGCGACGTTCACCTGTCGGTTCCCTCCGCACTCGCCACCGCCCGGATCTGGCTTGCGGAAGGAAGGATCCAGCGGGTCCTGTTCGGCGCGGTCGACGAGCTGTCCGAACTGATCGGCTACATCCGGCACCGGACGCGGGACGCGTCGCCGGACGGCCCCATGACCCCGTTACGGACGGAGATGGAGACGTCGATCCCCGGGGAGGGGGCCGCCTTCCTGCTCCTCGCCAGGGAGAGCGCGTCCCGGGGCGGGTATTGCACGCTGGACGCATCGGCCACGGGAAGCCTGCCGATTCCCGGCCTTCCCTTTCCCGAACCGGGGTTGATGGTCCTGGGAGCGGACGGCTGCCGCGAATCGGGTCGACGATACGCGACGGTGGCGCGAAACGCCCGCGTCGCGTGCTACACCCCCTTGTACGGGTCCATGCCGGCCGGGCCGGCCTTCGACCTGGCGGCGGCCGCGCTCATCCTCAAGGGGGGACGCGTATACCCTTCCCCGGGCGGGGGCTTCCTCGACTTCCCCGCAACGGTTCCCGTCGGTGGCGAACCGGTCGGCGCCGATCGGGTCTCCTGCCTCACGCTCGCCGGGGACGAGACGTACGGATTGACGACGCTCGGAAGGGTGGAACCGCGATGA
- a CDS encoding MipA/OmpV family protein, which translates to MILCAALLVGVPQPAAAERVPQWELGAGVAGLMLPDYRGSDEVRSYLLPVPYIIYRLEWLKADQTGIHSKLLHWERAEVNLSLSATPPVRSEKNRAREGMSDLDPMVEFGPSLDIHLWRGDGRRFKLDVRTPVRVAFTIETHPRDAGVSFSPTLNFDVAGIGGKPWQLGLLAGPIFATRRQHQYFYGVPESDARPDRPAFDARGGYAGLQFLVSLSRRFEKAWFGAYARYDTLRGAVFEDSPLVRRPYYVSAGFAIAWIPLQSSRMIERED; encoded by the coding sequence ATGATCCTTTGCGCGGCGCTCCTCGTTGGGGTGCCGCAACCGGCCGCCGCCGAGCGGGTGCCGCAATGGGAGCTGGGCGCGGGCGTCGCCGGCTTGATGCTGCCGGACTACCGCGGCTCGGACGAGGTCCGAAGCTACCTTCTGCCCGTTCCCTACATCATCTACCGCCTGGAGTGGCTCAAGGCCGACCAGACCGGTATTCACTCGAAGCTGTTGCACTGGGAACGGGCCGAGGTCAATCTCAGCCTGAGCGCGACGCCGCCGGTGCGCAGCGAGAAGAATCGCGCGCGCGAAGGAATGAGCGACCTCGATCCGATGGTCGAATTCGGCCCATCGCTGGACATCCACCTGTGGCGCGGCGACGGTCGCCGCTTCAAGCTCGACGTGCGCACGCCCGTCCGGGTGGCGTTCACGATCGAGACGCATCCTCGAGACGCCGGCGTGAGTTTCTCGCCCACGCTGAATTTCGACGTCGCCGGCATCGGCGGCAAGCCGTGGCAGCTCGGGTTGCTGGCCGGGCCGATCTTCGCGACGCGCCGTCAGCATCAATATTTCTACGGCGTGCCGGAAAGCGACGCGCGTCCGGATCGACCGGCGTTCGATGCGCGCGGCGGCTATGCGGGGCTGCAGTTCCTTGTCTCGTTGTCGCGGCGGTTCGAGAAGGCGTGGTTCGGCGCCTATGCCCGGTACGACACGCTGCGCGGCGCCGTGTTCGAGGACAGTCCCCTGGTACGCCGCCCCTACTACGTTTCCGCGGGCTTCGCGATCGCGTGGATACCGCTTCAATCTTCCCGGATGATCGAGCGCGAGGACTAG
- a CDS encoding polysaccharide deacetylase family protein, with protein MPTPPRVPSPRPGNRGNLCPISPAHIAGFAAFHLYVILLFVDIRTAPLPLLAFLLACAVAPFLPRVGFFLPIVGRGKPGEKGVALTFDDGPDPEVTPLLLDLLDRHSVPATFFVTGERAARHPSIIRDILSRGHAIGNHSYHHFPFLMLKGIRTLRREIESTQSCLAGFGILPLAFRPPAGITNPHLWRVLLEQGMFCVNYSCRAVDLGNRRIGRLSEKVLKAVSQGDIIALHDVAPRHAGTEGLMAEFDALLRGLKEKGPEVVPLARLIGRDVMRRGGLPGEAHPAALFYDGLAADYDREQFRSPVSIVKMTEYALFEERLPSLFSPSDRVLEIGAGTGIFTLAIARRCREVTAVDISASMLELLKGKAAVEGLGNIRTIAGNAETMNLDGPYTVACAFSSLEYLEDLRALFHRLAEQIEPGGTLYFTIARRSLFRLFAQVGNAIRQGMWLKAHSRREIEAILIASGFEEIRIGSHLFKSWLSGGILLEAVARRRIGPDVQPAGC; from the coding sequence GTGCCGACGCCGCCGCGAGTCCCGTCGCCCCGACCGGGGAACCGGGGGAACCTTTGCCCCATTTCTCCTGCCCATATCGCGGGGTTCGCCGCGTTCCATCTGTACGTGATCCTCCTGTTCGTCGACATCCGCACGGCGCCGCTCCCGTTGCTCGCTTTCCTCCTCGCCTGCGCCGTCGCGCCTTTCCTGCCCCGCGTCGGCTTCTTCCTCCCGATCGTCGGCCGGGGGAAACCGGGGGAGAAGGGCGTAGCGCTCACGTTCGACGACGGGCCGGACCCCGAGGTCACCCCCCTCCTCCTGGACCTTCTCGACCGGCACTCGGTTCCGGCGACGTTCTTCGTGACGGGGGAGCGGGCGGCCCGTCATCCCTCCATCATCCGGGACATCCTGTCCCGCGGCCACGCGATCGGCAACCACTCCTACCACCACTTTCCGTTCCTGATGCTGAAAGGAATCCGGACACTCCGGCGGGAGATCGAATCGACCCAATCGTGCCTCGCCGGGTTCGGCATCCTCCCCCTGGCGTTCCGGCCCCCCGCCGGGATCACGAATCCCCACCTCTGGCGGGTCCTTCTCGAGCAGGGGATGTTTTGCGTCAACTACAGCTGCCGCGCCGTCGACCTCGGGAACCGGCGGATCGGGCGGCTCTCCGAAAAGGTGCTGAAGGCGGTCTCCCAGGGCGACATCATCGCGCTCCACGACGTCGCGCCGCGACATGCCGGGACGGAGGGCCTCATGGCCGAATTCGATGCCCTGCTCCGCGGACTGAAGGAGAAGGGTCCGGAGGTCGTTCCCCTCGCCCGCCTGATCGGCAGGGATGTCATGCGGAGGGGGGGATTGCCCGGCGAGGCGCATCCGGCGGCGCTTTTTTACGACGGGTTGGCGGCCGACTACGACCGGGAGCAGTTCCGTTCCCCCGTCTCGATCGTCAAGATGACAGAGTACGCACTCTTCGAGGAGCGGCTTCCGTCGCTCTTCTCCCCGTCGGACCGGGTGCTCGAGATCGGCGCCGGAACCGGCATCTTCACCCTGGCGATCGCGCGACGGTGCCGGGAAGTAACGGCCGTCGACATCTCCGCAAGCATGCTGGAGCTACTGAAAGGGAAAGCCGCCGTGGAGGGACTGGGCAACATCCGGACGATCGCGGGGAACGCGGAAACGATGAACCTCGACGGACCCTACACGGTCGCCTGCGCCTTCTCCTCCCTCGAATACCTTGAGGATCTCCGGGCCTTGTTCCACCGCCTCGCGGAACAGATCGAACCGGGAGGAACGCTGTATTTCACCATCGCCCGACGGTCCCTGTTCCGTCTTTTCGCGCAGGTCGGGAACGCGATTCGGCAGGGGATGTGGCTGAAAGCCCACAGCCGGAGGGAAATCGAGGCCATCCTGATCGCTTCGGGGTTCGAGGAGATCCGGATCGGCTCCCATCTCTTCAAATCCTGGTTGTCCGGAGGAATCCTCCTGGAGGCGGTGGCTCGCCGCCGCATCGGGCCGGACGTCCAGCCGGCGGGATGCTGA
- a CDS encoding polysaccharide deacetylase family protein, with translation MTSCRNALTVDLEDWYHICGTGRSGDVSTWDAHESRVTRNMARVLSLLREHRARATFFVLGYIAEREPELIADIAKEGHEIATHGHYHRRVFEMSEEEFAEDVDRSMEAIAAAGGGRVIGYRAPEWSIRPHTMWALRILRRRGIRYDSSMVPLTRMGDRSFPTAPCRIPTEDGEILEFPLTTVRCFGGHLPFTGGLPLRLTPYFYVLSRIRRMNAGGDAAMVYVHPWEFDVEPPRIELPWSRRIMHYFNLRSTPGKLSGLLVNLRFAPLREVLGVGH, from the coding sequence GTGACCTCCTGCAGGAACGCGCTGACCGTGGACCTGGAAGACTGGTACCACATCTGCGGGACGGGCCGGTCCGGGGATGTCTCCACGTGGGATGCGCACGAGAGTCGCGTGACCCGCAACATGGCGAGGGTCCTTTCCCTTCTGCGGGAGCATCGGGCCCGCGCCACTTTTTTCGTCCTCGGGTACATCGCCGAGCGCGAACCGGAGTTGATCGCCGACATCGCGAAGGAAGGCCACGAGATCGCCACCCACGGACATTACCACCGGAGGGTGTTCGAGATGTCCGAGGAGGAGTTCGCGGAGGACGTCGACCGCTCGATGGAAGCGATCGCTGCCGCCGGCGGTGGCCGCGTCATCGGGTACCGCGCGCCGGAATGGTCCATCCGGCCCCACACGATGTGGGCGCTTCGGATCCTGCGGCGAAGAGGAATCCGGTACGACTCCAGCATGGTCCCCCTGACGCGAATGGGGGACCGCTCCTTTCCGACCGCGCCCTGCCGGATCCCGACGGAGGACGGGGAGATCCTCGAGTTCCCCTTGACCACCGTACGCTGCTTCGGGGGACATCTCCCCTTCACGGGGGGGTTGCCGTTGCGCCTCACCCCGTATTTCTACGTTCTATCGAGGATACGCCGGATGAACGCGGGGGGGGATGCGGCGATGGTGTACGTCCACCCATGGGAGTTCGACGTGGAGCCGCCGAGGATCGAGCTCCCATGGAGCCGGAGGATCATGCATTATTTCAACCTGCGTTCGACCCCCGGGAAGCTTTCCGGATTGCTCGTCAACCTGCGATTCGCGCCGCTTCGCGAAGTGCTCGGGGTCGGCCATTAA